A window from Salvia miltiorrhiza cultivar Shanhuang (shh) chromosome 2, IMPLAD_Smil_shh, whole genome shotgun sequence encodes these proteins:
- the LOC131010884 gene encoding protein DETOXIFICATION 27-like isoform X1, producing MVKQPLLPSTSGDERRRPRSPGCVELKKLWQIAAPSIFCRLAMFSLTIITQSLAGHLGQNQLAAISIVTTVIISITFGFLLGMASVLEMLCGQAYGGKQYYLLGIYLQRSWVVLFLSSIALLPLFIFLEPILKLVGQPELLAELAGQVALWLIPMHLSFVFQFTLTRFLQCQLKTSVVAWVCGAVLVIHVLISWVFVYNMRVGIVGIALTLDFSWWMSVVGMFIYSVCGWCPNSWTGFSTEAFTDLWDFFKLSLASGVMLALENFYFRMLVLVSSIKGAEVAVDALSICISFYGWESMIPMGLYAATGIRVACEIGAGNENSAKLAAKVSVFNSLMIGFLFFVIIIAFPEKIAMIFVSSSSVISMVEELALLLAITILFNCIQPILSGVAVGCGWQVWVAYVNIGSYYIIGVPLGIFLGWYLHFGLEGIWAGMICGTIIQTLILSIIMVRRPWERRRNSIIVSTPPSLAKRQRPPPDLMNDAQ from the exons ATGGTGAAGCAACCCTTGCTACCCTCAACCTCCGGCGACGAAAGACGCCGCCCCCGGTCGCCTGGATGTGTGGAGTTGAAGAAGCTATGGCAAATAGCAGCTCCCTCAATCTTTTGTCGGCTCGCTATGTTTTCTCTCACTATTATTACCCAATCTCTCGCCGGCCACCTCGGCCAAAATCAGCTCGCCGCCATCTCCATTGTCACCACCGTCATCATCTCCATCACCTTTGGCTTCTTG CTAGGAATGGCTAGTGTGCTTGAAATGCTGTGTGGACAAGCCTATGGAGGAAAGCAATACTACCTGTTGGGTATATATTTGCAACGCTCGTGGGTGGTATTATTTCTGAGCTCGATTGCTCTTCTACCTCTGTTTATTTTTCTCGAACCAATACTGAAGCTCGTGGGGCAGCCGGAGTTATTAGCGGAGCTGGCAGGTCAGGTGGCATTATGGCTGATTCCTATGCACTTGAGCTTTGTGTTCCAGTTCACTTTGACGAGGTTCTTGCAGTGCCAGTTGAAGACTTCTGTTGTTGCTTGGGTGTGTGGTGCGGTGCTTGTTATTCATGTGTTAATAAGTTGGGTTTTCGTTTATAATATGAGGGTTGGCATTGTGGGAATAGCCCTCACTCTCGATTTCTCATGGTGGATGTCTGTCGTGGGGATGTTTATCTATAGTGTCTGTGGTTGGTGCCCTAATTCTTGGACTGGTTTCTCTACGGAGGCTTTCACCGACCTCTGGGACTTCTTTAAACTGTCTCTAGCTTCTGGTGTCATGCTCGC GTTGGAGAATTTTTACTTTAGGATGTTGGTACTGGTCTCGAGCATTAAAGGTGCAGAGGTTGCTGTTGATGCCTTGTCCATATG CATTAGCTTCTACGGTTGGGAGTCCATGATACCGATGGGACTATATGCAGCAACCGG GATCCGTGTAGCATGTGAAATTGGAGCTGGAAACGAGAACTCCGCAAAGCTTGCTGCTAAAGTTTCTGTCTTCAACTCTCTAATGATCGGTTTCCTATTCTTTGTAATAATCATTGCCTTCCCGGAAAAGATTGCAATGATCTTCGTATCTAGCTCCTCCGTAATCTCAATGGTCGAGGAACTAGCCTTGTTATTGGCAATAACCATTCTCTTCAACTGCATTCAACCGATTCTTTCAG GCGTAGCTGTTGGATGTGGTTGGCAAGTCTGGGTTGCCTACGTTAACATCGGGAGCTACTACATCATCGGAGTGCCTCTCGGGATCTTCTTGGGATGGTATCTTCATTTTGGCTTAGAG GGCATATGGGCCGGGATGATCTGTGGGACGATTATTCAGACGTTGATACTGTCCATTATCATGGTTAGGCGTCCTTGGGAAAGGAGGCGAAACTCCATCATCGTATCAACTCCTCCGTCCCTTGCTAAAAGGCAAAGACCACCACCGGATCTCATGAATGATGCCCAGTAA
- the LOC131010884 gene encoding protein DETOXIFICATION 27-like isoform X2: MCGVEEAMANSSSLNLLSARYVFSHYYYPISRRPPRPKSARRHLHCHHRHHLHHLWLLGMASVLEMLCGQAYGGKQYYLLGIYLQRSWVVLFLSSIALLPLFIFLEPILKLVGQPELLAELAGQVALWLIPMHLSFVFQFTLTRFLQCQLKTSVVAWVCGAVLVIHVLISWVFVYNMRVGIVGIALTLDFSWWMSVVGMFIYSVCGWCPNSWTGFSTEAFTDLWDFFKLSLASGVMLALENFYFRMLVLVSSIKGAEVAVDALSICISFYGWESMIPMGLYAATGIRVACEIGAGNENSAKLAAKVSVFNSLMIGFLFFVIIIAFPEKIAMIFVSSSSVISMVEELALLLAITILFNCIQPILSGVAVGCGWQVWVAYVNIGSYYIIGVPLGIFLGWYLHFGLEGIWAGMICGTIIQTLILSIIMVRRPWERRRNSIIVSTPPSLAKRQRPPPDLMNDAQ; encoded by the exons ATGTGTGGAGTTGAAGAAGCTATGGCAAATAGCAGCTCCCTCAATCTTTTGTCGGCTCGCTATGTTTTCTCTCACTATTATTACCCAATCTCTCGCCGGCCACCTCGGCCAAAATCAGCTCGCCGCCATCTCCATTGTCACCACCGTCATCATCTCCATCACCTTTGGCTTCTTG GAATGGCTAGTGTGCTTGAAATGCTGTGTGGACAAGCCTATGGAGGAAAGCAATACTACCTGTTGGGTATATATTTGCAACGCTCGTGGGTGGTATTATTTCTGAGCTCGATTGCTCTTCTACCTCTGTTTATTTTTCTCGAACCAATACTGAAGCTCGTGGGGCAGCCGGAGTTATTAGCGGAGCTGGCAGGTCAGGTGGCATTATGGCTGATTCCTATGCACTTGAGCTTTGTGTTCCAGTTCACTTTGACGAGGTTCTTGCAGTGCCAGTTGAAGACTTCTGTTGTTGCTTGGGTGTGTGGTGCGGTGCTTGTTATTCATGTGTTAATAAGTTGGGTTTTCGTTTATAATATGAGGGTTGGCATTGTGGGAATAGCCCTCACTCTCGATTTCTCATGGTGGATGTCTGTCGTGGGGATGTTTATCTATAGTGTCTGTGGTTGGTGCCCTAATTCTTGGACTGGTTTCTCTACGGAGGCTTTCACCGACCTCTGGGACTTCTTTAAACTGTCTCTAGCTTCTGGTGTCATGCTCGC GTTGGAGAATTTTTACTTTAGGATGTTGGTACTGGTCTCGAGCATTAAAGGTGCAGAGGTTGCTGTTGATGCCTTGTCCATATG CATTAGCTTCTACGGTTGGGAGTCCATGATACCGATGGGACTATATGCAGCAACCGG GATCCGTGTAGCATGTGAAATTGGAGCTGGAAACGAGAACTCCGCAAAGCTTGCTGCTAAAGTTTCTGTCTTCAACTCTCTAATGATCGGTTTCCTATTCTTTGTAATAATCATTGCCTTCCCGGAAAAGATTGCAATGATCTTCGTATCTAGCTCCTCCGTAATCTCAATGGTCGAGGAACTAGCCTTGTTATTGGCAATAACCATTCTCTTCAACTGCATTCAACCGATTCTTTCAG GCGTAGCTGTTGGATGTGGTTGGCAAGTCTGGGTTGCCTACGTTAACATCGGGAGCTACTACATCATCGGAGTGCCTCTCGGGATCTTCTTGGGATGGTATCTTCATTTTGGCTTAGAG GGCATATGGGCCGGGATGATCTGTGGGACGATTATTCAGACGTTGATACTGTCCATTATCATGGTTAGGCGTCCTTGGGAAAGGAGGCGAAACTCCATCATCGTATCAACTCCTCCGTCCCTTGCTAAAAGGCAAAGACCACCACCGGATCTCATGAATGATGCCCAGTAA
- the LOC131010882 gene encoding uncharacterized protein LOC131010882 isoform X1 has translation MVDSGDGGGEYSSPDAVADCTCGSNDCAECSRRRSSSSSLPSSSSSCSLLSFDSYPVQDYDKSWRVYTASVKGFAIGAGLKGGLAIFALLTRLRRRQLLPSSRKVEMTSASADLIMALKETLRYGLFLGTFAGTFVSVDEIIAAMGGHRRTAKWRALLAGAVAGPSMLLTGLNTQHTSLAIYILMRATVLASRCGIKSKRFGRICKPLTWAHGDIFLMCLSSSQILSAYILKQDSLPQSYKSFLNKHGAKAPVILNGVRDIACGLPFTNLDAIEKFYKSNGVDVKLDPQMKIPCSIIHANQACGSHFFSFLLQAYKRAVPVYLPVYLIPALIVHRQGLLKRPHTILWKGLLGTARSSLFLSMYCSSAWIWTCILFRILKRCNIPMVAMGTFPTGLALAIEKKSRRIEISLYCLARAIESFFTCMADAGYLPHSKSFKRADVLVFSISTAIIMHCYAMERDVFRSKYLNVLDWVFGVPLPPYETTPRKKK, from the exons ATGGTGGATTCCGGTGACGGAGGAGGGGAATACAGCTCACCCGATGCGGTGGCGGATTGCACGTGTGGGTCCAACGATTGCGCCGAGTGCAGTAGGCGGCGATcgtcgagctcgagcctgccATCATCTTCGTCGTCGTGCTCTCTGCTGAGCTTCGATTCCTATCCGGTTCAGGACTACGATAAGTCGTGGAGAGTCTACACAGCTTCCGTTAAAGGCTTCGCTATCGGCGCAGGACTCAAAGGCGGACTCGCCATTTTCGCTCTACTCACTCGGCTCCGCCGCCGGCAATTGCTCCCCTCATCTAG GAAAGTAGAAATGACTTCAGCTAGTGCAGATTTGATCATGGCTTTGAAAGAGACATTAAGATACGGACTGTTTCTTGGTACATTTGCAGGAACATTTGTATCTGTGGATGAAATTATTGCTGCTATGGGTGGTCACAGAAG GACGGCAAAGTGGAGGGCTTTGCTGGCAGGTGCAGTAGCAGGGCCATCGATGCTGCTTACTGGGTTGAATACACAACATACAAGCTTGGCAATTTACATCCTAATGCGTGCCACTGTTTTGGCTTCACGATGTGGGATAAAAAGCAAGAGATTTGGTCGTATATGTAAGCCTCTTACATGGGCACATGGAGATATTTTCCTTATGTGTCTCTCTTCTTCCCAGATTCT GTCAGCTTATATTCTGAAGCAAGATAGTTTGCCCCAATCTTATAAATCGTTTCTGAATAAGCATGGGGCAAAGGCACCTGTCATCCTGAATGGTGTTAGAGACATTGCATGTGGTCTACCATTCACAAATTTGGATGCAATAGAGAAATTCTACAAGTCCAATGGTGTTGATGTCAAACTAGATCCGCAAATGAAAATACCTTGCTCG ATTATCCATGCCAACCAAGCATGTGGATCAcatttcttttcctttcttcTTCAAGCCTATAAAAGAGCAGTACCAGTTTATCTCCCAGTCTATCTGATACCTGCCCTGATTGTGCATCGTCAAGGTCTCCTGAAAAG ACCTCACACGATTTTATGGAAAGGTCTTCTTGGTACTGCCAGGTCAAGCTTGTTTCTCTCAATGTACTGTTCATCTGCATG GATATGGACGTGCATCCTGTTTAGGATCTTGAAGAGATGTAACATTCCCATGGTGGCGATGGGGACG TTTCCAACTGGTCTAGCTCTAGCAATTGAGAAAAAGAGCAGAAGGATCGAGATATCCCTGTACTGCCTCGCACGAGCAATCGAGAGCTTCTTCACATGCATGGCTGATGCAGGTTACTTGCCTCACTCAAAGAGTTTCAAAAGAGCCGACGTCTTGGTCTTCAGCATATCAACAGCAATTATCATGCATTGTTATGCCATGGAGAGGGACGTCTTCCGGTCCAAGTACCTCAACGTTCTAGACTGGGTGTTTGGCGTTCCTCTTCCGCCGTATGAGACGACCCCACGGAAGAAAAAGTGA
- the LOC131010882 gene encoding uncharacterized protein LOC131010882 isoform X2 codes for MLLTGLNTQHTSLAIYILMRATVLASRCGIKSKRFGRICKPLTWAHGDIFLMCLSSSQILSAYILKQDSLPQSYKSFLNKHGAKAPVILNGVRDIACGLPFTNLDAIEKFYKSNGVDVKLDPQMKIPCSIIHANQACGSHFFSFLLQAYKRAVPVYLPVYLIPALIVHRQGLLKRPHTILWKGLLGTARSSLFLSMYCSSAWIWTCILFRILKRCNIPMVAMGTFPTGLALAIEKKSRRIEISLYCLARAIESFFTCMADAGYLPHSKSFKRADVLVFSISTAIIMHCYAMERDVFRSKYLNVLDWVFGVPLPPYETTPRKKK; via the exons ATGCTGCTTACTGGGTTGAATACACAACATACAAGCTTGGCAATTTACATCCTAATGCGTGCCACTGTTTTGGCTTCACGATGTGGGATAAAAAGCAAGAGATTTGGTCGTATATGTAAGCCTCTTACATGGGCACATGGAGATATTTTCCTTATGTGTCTCTCTTCTTCCCAGATTCT GTCAGCTTATATTCTGAAGCAAGATAGTTTGCCCCAATCTTATAAATCGTTTCTGAATAAGCATGGGGCAAAGGCACCTGTCATCCTGAATGGTGTTAGAGACATTGCATGTGGTCTACCATTCACAAATTTGGATGCAATAGAGAAATTCTACAAGTCCAATGGTGTTGATGTCAAACTAGATCCGCAAATGAAAATACCTTGCTCG ATTATCCATGCCAACCAAGCATGTGGATCAcatttcttttcctttcttcTTCAAGCCTATAAAAGAGCAGTACCAGTTTATCTCCCAGTCTATCTGATACCTGCCCTGATTGTGCATCGTCAAGGTCTCCTGAAAAG ACCTCACACGATTTTATGGAAAGGTCTTCTTGGTACTGCCAGGTCAAGCTTGTTTCTCTCAATGTACTGTTCATCTGCATG GATATGGACGTGCATCCTGTTTAGGATCTTGAAGAGATGTAACATTCCCATGGTGGCGATGGGGACG TTTCCAACTGGTCTAGCTCTAGCAATTGAGAAAAAGAGCAGAAGGATCGAGATATCCCTGTACTGCCTCGCACGAGCAATCGAGAGCTTCTTCACATGCATGGCTGATGCAGGTTACTTGCCTCACTCAAAGAGTTTCAAAAGAGCCGACGTCTTGGTCTTCAGCATATCAACAGCAATTATCATGCATTGTTATGCCATGGAGAGGGACGTCTTCCGGTCCAAGTACCTCAACGTTCTAGACTGGGTGTTTGGCGTTCCTCTTCCGCCGTATGAGACGACCCCACGGAAGAAAAAGTGA
- the LOC131010923 gene encoding uncharacterized protein LOC131010923 isoform X1: MMEKISEDLQSEKLKSQTAIRCAKAAMLLSSLKNATKALTTDVPQLQVYCTHTDNKLYAFQVQDELKIEKLMFELAKEKQKLKKLRNWIRISILFYFIVLFIYPIFLIFL, from the exons atgaTGGAGAAGATTAGTGAGGATCTGCAATCGGAGAAGCTGAAGTCACAGACTGCAATTCGTTGCGCGAAAGCTGCGATGCTGCTGTCTTCCCTCAAAAACGCCACAAAAGCTTTAACCACCGATGTTCCCCAACTCCAGGTCTATTGCACACACACAGACAACAAACTATATGCGTTCCAAGTTCAA GATGAATTGAAGATTGAGAAGTTGATGTTCGAGTTGGCGAAGGAGAAGCAGAAGCTGAAGAAGTTGAGGAATTGGATCCGAATTTCAATACTCTTTTACTTTATAGTTCTGTTCATCTATCCAATCTTCCTCATTTTCCTCTGA
- the LOC131010923 gene encoding uncharacterized protein LOC131010923 isoform X2, giving the protein MMEKISEDLQSEKLKSQTAIRCAKAAMLLSSLKNATKALTTDVPQLQDELKIEKLMFELAKEKQKLKKLRNWIRISILFYFIVLFIYPIFLIFL; this is encoded by the exons atgaTGGAGAAGATTAGTGAGGATCTGCAATCGGAGAAGCTGAAGTCACAGACTGCAATTCGTTGCGCGAAAGCTGCGATGCTGCTGTCTTCCCTCAAAAACGCCACAAAAGCTTTAACCACCGATGTTCCCCAACTCCAG GATGAATTGAAGATTGAGAAGTTGATGTTCGAGTTGGCGAAGGAGAAGCAGAAGCTGAAGAAGTTGAGGAATTGGATCCGAATTTCAATACTCTTTTACTTTATAGTTCTGTTCATCTATCCAATCTTCCTCATTTTCCTCTGA
- the LOC131010902 gene encoding annexin Gh1-like: protein MSTLCVPSQVPPVAEDCEQLHKAFSGWGTNEDLIISILGRRNASQRKLIRHCYAETYGEDLLKALDKELSSDFERVVLVMALDPPERDAYLANEATKKWTASNQILVEIACTRSPKEMILAREAYHARFKKSLEEDVAYHTTGDFRKLLVPLVSSYRYSGDDVNLHLAKSEAKILHEKIAAKEYSCDDVIRILTTRSKAQINATLNQYKNEFGNEINKDLKADPKDEFLALVRATVKCLVFPEKYFEKVLRLAINKLGTDEGALTRVVVTRAEVDMKTIKDLYVKRNSVPLDKAICKDTHGDYEKMLLTLIGHVEE, encoded by the exons ATGTCTACTCTCTGCGTTCCATCTCAAGTCCCCCCTGTTGCCGAAGACTGTGAGCAGCTGCACAAGGCATTCTCAG GATGGGGAACCAACGAGGACTTGATCATATCGATTTTGGGCCGTCGAAATGCCAGCCAGCGGAAGCTGATCAGACATTGCTATGCCGAAACTTATGGTGAAGATCTGCTCAAAGCCTTGGACAAGGAGCTCTCGAGTGACTTTGAG AGAGTTGTGTTGGTGATGGCACTGGACCCTCCAGAGCGTGATGCATACTTAGCTAACGAAGCCACGAAGAAGTGGACAGCGAGCAATCAAATCCTCGTAGAGATTGCTTGCACAAGGTCTCCAAAGGAAATGATTCTTGCAAGGGAAGCCTATCATGCTCGTTTCAAGAAATCTCTCGAGGAGGACGTTGCTTATCACACGACCGGAGACTTCCGCAAG CTTTTGGTTCCATTGGTGAGTTCATATCGTTACAGTGGAGACGACGTTAACCTCCATCTTGCTAAATCAGAAGCCAAGATTCTACACGAGAAGATCGCTGCAAAGGAGTACAGCTGTGACGACGTCATAAGAATCTTGACCACAAGAAGCAAGGCACAGATCAATGCAACGCTCAACCAATACAAAAACGAGTTTGGCAACGAGATAAACAAG GACCTGAAAGCTGACCCCAAAGATGAGTTCCTGGCACTCGTGAGGGCCACTGTGAAGTGTTTGGTCTTCCCCGAGAAGTACTTCGAGAAGGTGCTCCGCCTTGCAATCAACAAGCTGGGTACGGACGAGGGGGCCCTGACCAGAGTCGTCGTGACGAGGGCGGAGGTGGACATGAAGACCATCAAGGATCTTTATGTGAAACGGAACAGCGTGCCCCTCGACAAAGCCATCTGCAAGGACACCCATGGTGACTATGAGAAGATGCTGCTGACCCTCATCGGACATGTGGAAGAATGA